A single genomic interval of Rhodopseudomonas palustris harbors:
- a CDS encoding ABC transporter ATP-binding protein, producing the protein MPVGAAAPLLAVRDLSLSFATASGSLPITRNVGFSIAPGERVGLVGESGCGKTVTGLSLLRLLPAHNAEVRGEIMFDGVDLLKLSPRRMRAVRGRDIAMIFQEPMSALDPVFTVGDQISEAYRVHFPVSRAEGRDRAIEALREVGIPAPERRCDEYPHQLSGGMRQRVMIAMALICKPKLLIADEPTTALDVTVQAQITDLLRSLSERTGTALIFITHDLGVVAETCTRMITMYAGEVVEDAPVDDVLTRPRHPYTSGLLRSLPGLSARRGVLSSIPGRVPSPNAMPAGCRFRARCTHAAAGCEREQVMVAVDVGHAARCWRATELALRGAVN; encoded by the coding sequence GTGCCGGTTGGCGCCGCAGCGCCGCTTCTTGCGGTGCGAGATCTGTCACTGTCGTTTGCGACCGCCAGCGGTTCATTGCCGATCACGCGCAACGTCGGCTTCTCGATCGCGCCCGGCGAACGCGTCGGCCTGGTCGGCGAGAGCGGCTGCGGCAAGACAGTCACCGGGCTGTCGCTGCTGCGACTACTGCCGGCGCACAACGCCGAGGTGCGCGGCGAGATCATGTTCGACGGCGTCGATCTGTTGAAGCTGTCGCCGCGTCGGATGCGGGCGGTGCGCGGACGCGACATCGCGATGATTTTCCAGGAGCCGATGAGCGCGCTCGATCCAGTGTTCACGGTCGGCGATCAGATCAGCGAAGCCTATCGGGTGCATTTCCCGGTCAGCCGTGCCGAAGGCCGCGACCGCGCGATCGAGGCGCTGCGCGAGGTCGGCATTCCGGCGCCGGAGCGGCGCTGTGACGAATATCCGCATCAGCTCTCCGGCGGCATGCGGCAGCGCGTGATGATCGCGATGGCGTTGATCTGCAAGCCGAAGCTTCTGATCGCCGACGAGCCGACCACGGCACTCGACGTCACTGTGCAGGCGCAGATCACCGACCTGTTGCGGTCGCTGAGCGAGCGCACCGGCACCGCGCTGATCTTCATCACCCATGATCTTGGCGTCGTCGCCGAGACCTGCACGCGGATGATCACGATGTATGCCGGCGAAGTCGTCGAAGACGCGCCGGTCGACGACGTGCTGACGCGGCCGCGCCATCCTTACACCTCGGGCCTGCTGCGTTCGCTGCCCGGACTCAGCGCCCGCCGCGGCGTGCTGTCGTCGATCCCCGGCCGGGTGCCGTCGCCGAACGCGATGCCGGCCGGTTGCCGGTTTCGCGCCCGCTGCACCCATGCGGCGGCTGGTTGCGAACGTGAGCAGGTGATGGTCGCAGTCGACGTCGGCCATGCGGCCCGCTGCTGGCGCGCGACCGAACTGGCCTTGCGGGGAGCCGTGAATTGA
- a CDS encoding ABC transporter ATP-binding protein yields the protein MTQPATTPPTDVIVVRDLRILFPTRDGHDTVKAVDGMDFEVRTAETFGIIGESGSGKTTLGRALVSLLKPTEGQILHQGVDPAALGAKAFRKHRRDYQIVFQDPNAALNPRMTIIDSVMEPLEIVGEGDAASRRRRGIAALERVGLSPEAADRYPHQLSGGQKQRVNIARVLTLRPKVIVCDEVVAALDVSIRGDVLNLFADLQREFGLTYVFITHDISVVSHISDRIAVTYLGKLMELGPAEDVIEHPLHPYTRALLSAEPIPLPSHLRVDRRIILEGEIPSPVAPPSGCRFRTRCPSVRPRCADEVPAWREVRPGHRVACHFATADGPPPDQRQVQNTTIMGGSTCA from the coding sequence TTGACCCAGCCAGCGACGACCCCTCCCACAGATGTCATCGTGGTGCGCGATCTGCGCATCCTGTTTCCGACCCGTGACGGCCACGACACCGTCAAGGCGGTCGACGGCATGGACTTCGAGGTTCGCACCGCCGAGACCTTCGGCATCATCGGCGAATCCGGATCGGGCAAGACCACGCTGGGGCGCGCCTTGGTGTCGCTGCTGAAGCCGACCGAGGGGCAGATCCTGCATCAGGGCGTCGATCCCGCTGCGCTCGGCGCCAAGGCGTTCCGCAAGCATCGCCGCGACTACCAGATCGTGTTTCAGGATCCCAACGCGGCGCTCAACCCGCGGATGACCATCATCGACAGCGTGATGGAGCCGCTGGAGATCGTCGGCGAGGGTGATGCGGCCTCACGCCGTCGCCGCGGTATCGCTGCGCTCGAGCGCGTTGGTCTGTCTCCAGAAGCTGCCGATCGCTATCCGCATCAGCTCTCGGGCGGACAGAAGCAGCGCGTCAACATCGCGCGGGTGCTGACGCTGCGCCCCAAAGTGATCGTCTGTGACGAGGTGGTGGCGGCGCTCGACGTGTCGATCCGCGGCGACGTGCTCAACCTGTTTGCCGACCTGCAGCGCGAGTTCGGCCTCACTTACGTGTTCATCACCCACGACATCTCGGTGGTGTCGCACATCTCCGACCGGATCGCCGTTACCTATCTGGGCAAGCTGATGGAGCTCGGCCCCGCAGAAGACGTGATCGAGCATCCGCTGCATCCCTATACGCGCGCGCTGCTGTCGGCTGAGCCGATTCCGTTGCCGTCGCATCTGCGGGTCGATCGCCGCATCATTCTTGAAGGTGAGATCCCGAGTCCGGTGGCGCCGCCGTCCGGCTGCCGGTTTCGCACCCGTTGTCCATCGGTGCGGCCGCGCTGCGCGGATGAGGTGCCAGCGTGGCGTGAAGTCAGGCCGGGGCATCGCGTCGCCTGCCATTTTGCGACCGCCGACGGTCCGCCACCCGATCAACGACAAGTACAAAACACAACAATCATGGGAGGATCAACATGCGCGTGA
- a CDS encoding ABC transporter substrate-binding protein — MRVIDFGERTLRRREVLALLGGAAATGVLGLPRQALAAKNGGILKVAAPANPSSLDPATGGAGSDHSILWTIYDTLVEWDYDTLKPKPGLAKWSYPDPNTMVLDISEGIKFHDGTPLDAEAVKFNLDRNRSDQRSNVKPDLSSVDGVEVTGPLQVTLKLKNPDTALPAILSDRAGMMVSPTNIKALGNDTDRKPVGAGPWKFVRWNDNEIVVVARNENYWRKGRPFLDGIEFNIIPENATALRSVVAGQNDMAFQLPARLKPVIERAKDLKLVSSPTLYCIQVYFNYARAPLDNVKVRQAINFALDRDTFVKAALSGLGEPARMTLPSSHWAYAKDVAGTYPYDPEKAKKLLAEAGYKDGLEMTIGGYTDQDSVRRGEVIQDQLGKVGIKLKFTRGTIAEISAQFFAQEKKFDMLVSAWTGRPDPSMTYGLGFDKGAYYNAGRTADPELSKLIQESRASQDLNERAAVFAKIQRFTVEQALSAPLAFQYELDALSAKVKDFQPNLLGKPKFENISLG, encoded by the coding sequence ATGCGCGTGATCGATTTCGGTGAACGCACGCTGCGCCGTCGCGAGGTTCTCGCGCTGCTTGGTGGCGCTGCTGCGACCGGCGTGCTCGGACTGCCGCGGCAGGCGCTCGCCGCCAAGAACGGTGGCATTCTGAAAGTCGCGGCGCCCGCCAATCCGTCGTCGCTCGATCCTGCGACCGGCGGTGCGGGCTCAGACCACAGCATCCTGTGGACGATCTACGACACCCTGGTGGAGTGGGACTACGACACCCTGAAGCCGAAGCCAGGCCTCGCGAAGTGGTCGTATCCCGATCCGAACACCATGGTGCTGGATATCTCCGAAGGCATCAAATTCCACGACGGTACGCCGCTCGACGCCGAGGCGGTGAAGTTCAACCTCGATCGCAACCGCTCCGACCAGCGCTCCAACGTCAAGCCGGACCTGTCCAGCGTTGACGGCGTCGAAGTCACCGGCCCACTGCAGGTGACGCTGAAGCTGAAGAATCCCGACACGGCGCTGCCGGCGATCTTGTCGGATCGCGCAGGCATGATGGTGTCGCCGACCAATATCAAGGCGCTCGGCAACGACACCGATCGGAAGCCGGTTGGCGCCGGCCCGTGGAAGTTCGTGCGCTGGAACGATAACGAGATCGTCGTCGTCGCCCGCAACGAAAACTACTGGCGCAAGGGCCGGCCATTCCTGGACGGCATCGAGTTCAACATCATCCCGGAGAATGCGACCGCGCTGCGCTCGGTAGTCGCCGGTCAGAACGACATGGCGTTCCAACTGCCGGCGCGGCTGAAGCCGGTGATCGAGCGCGCCAAGGATCTCAAGCTGGTGTCGTCGCCGACGCTGTATTGCATCCAGGTGTATTTCAACTACGCGCGCGCTCCGCTCGACAACGTCAAGGTACGCCAGGCAATCAACTTCGCGCTCGATCGCGACACCTTCGTCAAGGCGGCGCTCAGTGGCCTTGGCGAGCCGGCCCGAATGACGCTGCCGAGCTCCCACTGGGCCTATGCCAAGGACGTCGCCGGCACCTATCCGTATGATCCGGAGAAGGCGAAGAAGCTGCTTGCCGAGGCCGGCTACAAGGACGGGCTTGAAATGACGATCGGCGGCTACACCGATCAGGACTCGGTGCGGCGCGGCGAGGTCATTCAGGATCAGCTCGGCAAGGTCGGCATCAAGCTGAAGTTCACCCGCGGCACCATCGCTGAAATCAGCGCGCAGTTCTTTGCCCAGGAGAAGAAGTTCGACATGCTGGTGTCGGCCTGGACCGGTCGTCCCGATCCGAGCATGACCTACGGGCTCGGCTTCGACAAAGGCGCCTACTACAACGCCGGCCGCACCGCCGATCCTGAGCTGTCGAAGCTGATTCAGGAAAGCCGCGCCAGCCAGGATCTCAACGAGCGCGCTGCAGTGTTCGCCAAGATCCAGCGATTCACCGTGGAGCAGGCGCTGTCGGCACCGCTGGCGTTCCAGTACGAGCTCGACGCGCTGTCGGCGAAGGTCAAGGACTTCCAGCCGAACCTGCTCGGCAAGCCGAAGTTCGAGAACATCTCGCTCGGCTGA
- a CDS encoding ABC transporter permease, with product MLNAMRLRIIGRRLLHAVPVVVLSTFIVFGLLKLVPGDVAVTLAGDNASEQRIAEIRELYGLNQPFLVQYGAWLWKAVQGDLSTSLVSSEAVLTSIERCLPHTLLIVALALFTALVIGVPLGIAAAAKPGSWIDGIVMAIASLGVAVPNFWLGMLLVAFFSLQLNWLPATGAASLMKDPAAALSHAILPALALASGGIAEVARQLRSSLVEILSSQQVRTLHAKGLPPSSILWRHGLKNVAVNLLTVISLLANRMLAATVVVEAVFAIPGMGGLIVNAAMHRDFPVVQGVVFTMVLIVVTLNLLTDILYSVLDPRIAS from the coding sequence ATGTTGAACGCCATGCGTCTACGCATCATCGGTCGCCGTCTGTTGCACGCGGTGCCGGTGGTGGTGCTGTCCACCTTCATCGTGTTCGGGCTGCTCAAGCTGGTGCCCGGCGACGTCGCGGTGACGCTGGCGGGCGACAACGCTTCCGAGCAGCGCATCGCCGAGATCCGCGAGCTCTACGGCCTGAACCAGCCGTTCTTGGTGCAATACGGCGCCTGGCTGTGGAAGGCCGTGCAGGGCGATCTGTCGACCTCGCTGGTGTCGAGCGAAGCCGTGCTCACTTCGATCGAGCGCTGCCTGCCGCACACGCTGCTGATCGTGGCGCTGGCGCTGTTCACCGCGTTGGTGATCGGCGTGCCGCTCGGCATCGCGGCGGCGGCAAAGCCGGGTTCATGGATCGACGGCATCGTGATGGCGATCGCCTCGCTGGGCGTCGCCGTGCCGAATTTCTGGCTCGGCATGCTGCTGGTGGCGTTCTTCTCGCTGCAGCTCAATTGGCTTCCTGCGACCGGCGCCGCGTCGCTGATGAAGGACCCGGCCGCGGCGCTCAGTCATGCCATCCTGCCGGCGCTCGCACTTGCTTCCGGTGGCATCGCCGAGGTGGCGCGGCAACTGCGCTCCTCGCTGGTGGAGATCCTGTCGTCGCAGCAGGTCCGCACGCTGCACGCCAAGGGCCTGCCGCCGTCGTCGATCTTGTGGCGGCACGGCTTAAAGAACGTCGCCGTCAATCTGCTCACCGTCATCAGCCTGCTGGCGAACCGCATGCTGGCCGCGACCGTCGTTGTTGAGGCGGTGTTCGCGATCCCGGGCATGGGCGGGCTGATCGTCAATGCCGCGATGCATCGCGACTTCCCGGTGGTGCAGGGGGTGGTGTTCACGATGGTGCTGATCGTGGTGACGCTGAACCTGCTGACCGACATTCTCTACAGCGTGCTCGACCCGAGGATCGCGTCATGA
- a CDS encoding ABC transporter permease, with protein MTSVSLTAPPHQHRRRRMRRFLRWFVSDLRGAISLTFLLILLVISLLAPWIAPYDPVAQDIDAALAPMSAQHWLGADDLGRDTLSRLIYGGMASLYASFLAVAIAVLIGVPVGILAGYLGGWVDTMISRVIDSFLSFPAIVLAIAVTGALGIGLTNGMISVGIVFAPQLARLVRARTLVVRQELYVDAARCFGGSTARILWRHVLPNAIQPVIVQVTLLLAAALLAEASLSFLGLGIQPPDPSWGAMLARAYQNMEIAPEQMYPPGLAILFTALAYNTLGESLRAALDPTMKRN; from the coding sequence ATGACGTCGGTCTCGCTCACCGCCCCTCCGCATCAGCATCGCCGCCGCCGGATGCGCCGCTTCCTGCGCTGGTTCGTATCCGATCTGCGCGGCGCGATCAGTCTGACGTTTCTGTTGATCTTGCTGGTGATCTCGCTGCTGGCGCCGTGGATCGCGCCGTATGACCCGGTCGCTCAGGACATCGATGCGGCGCTGGCGCCGATGTCGGCACAGCATTGGCTTGGCGCGGACGATCTCGGCCGCGATACGCTGAGCCGATTGATATACGGCGGCATGGCGTCGCTATATGCGAGTTTCCTGGCCGTGGCGATCGCGGTGCTGATCGGGGTGCCGGTCGGCATCCTGGCCGGCTATCTGGGCGGCTGGGTCGACACCATGATTAGCCGCGTCATCGACAGCTTTCTGTCGTTCCCCGCGATTGTCCTCGCGATCGCCGTCACCGGCGCGCTCGGCATCGGTCTTACCAACGGCATGATCTCGGTCGGCATCGTGTTCGCGCCGCAACTCGCTCGGCTGGTGCGTGCCCGCACGCTGGTGGTGCGGCAGGAGCTGTATGTCGATGCCGCACGCTGCTTCGGCGGTTCGACCGCCCGCATCCTGTGGCGCCACGTGCTGCCGAACGCAATCCAGCCGGTGATCGTGCAGGTGACGCTGCTGCTCGCCGCCGCGCTGCTCGCCGAGGCCAGCCTCAGCTTCCTTGGCCTCGGCATTCAGCCGCCCGATCCGAGCTGGGGCGCGATGCTGGCGCGCGCCTATCAGAACATGGAGATCGCGCCGGAGCAGATGTATCCGCCCGGGCTCGCCATCCTGTTCACCGCGCTCGCTTACAACACACTCGGCGAGTCCTTGCGGGCGGCACTCGATCCGACGATGAAGCGCAACTGA
- a CDS encoding AMP-binding protein: MTVDAKEADYLAKLHELWAKAWPKGTPREPQYLHGEVALSEYLRAWAKSAPLRPAVIFYGHVTTYADLDEQSDRFAALLMQKGVKKGDRVAVFLPNCPQFHIVFFGILKLGAIHVPVSPLSRAFELSYELNDTDAEVIVALDQLAGVVDQVRGETSLREVIVTSFADVIPTNPTIPVPDSVSGPRIAVPGATDLLPALAALPKPEPLPPAALDDVAALNYTGGTTGMPKGCVHTQRDMVYTAAANHGISVVADQNSVFLSFFPEFWIAGENFGLIFPMFTGATLVLLARWDALGVLSAIQRYKVNVTAMPVDGAVELMDHPRFKEFDLSSLSQVRVVSFVKKLNPTYRKRWKDLTGTILTEAAWGMTETHTSNTFTAGFQGDDFDLVSQPIFVGLPVPGAEFKITDFETGELVPLGGEGEIRVRTPSLLKSYWNKPEATAQSLVDGWLRTGDIGTIDPQGFLHFLGRRKEMLKVKGMSVFPPEIEALLGQHPKVLGSGVVGRDDPGKGQVPVAFIQLKPEAEGTITPAELQAWCAERMAVYKVPEIRIIDALPMTATGKVKKQELNANAPL; encoded by the coding sequence ATGACCGTGGACGCCAAGGAAGCTGATTATCTCGCAAAGCTGCACGAACTGTGGGCCAAGGCGTGGCCGAAGGGTACGCCGCGCGAGCCGCAATATCTGCACGGTGAGGTCGCCCTCAGCGAGTATCTGCGCGCTTGGGCGAAATCGGCGCCGCTGCGGCCGGCGGTGATCTTCTACGGTCACGTCACCACTTATGCGGATCTGGACGAGCAGAGCGATCGCTTCGCCGCGCTGCTGATGCAGAAGGGCGTGAAGAAGGGGGACCGAGTCGCGGTGTTCCTGCCGAACTGTCCGCAGTTCCACATCGTGTTCTTCGGCATCCTCAAGCTCGGCGCGATCCATGTGCCGGTTAGTCCGCTGTCGCGGGCGTTCGAGCTGTCCTACGAGCTCAACGACACCGACGCCGAAGTCATCGTCGCGCTCGACCAGCTCGCTGGCGTGGTCGACCAGGTTCGCGGCGAAACCTCGCTGCGCGAAGTGATCGTCACCAGCTTCGCTGACGTGATCCCGACCAATCCGACGATCCCGGTGCCGGATTCGGTGAGCGGCCCGCGGATAGCGGTGCCGGGCGCGACCGACCTGCTGCCCGCGCTCGCGGCATTGCCGAAGCCGGAGCCGTTGCCGCCGGCCGCGCTCGACGATGTCGCGGCGCTGAACTATACCGGCGGCACCACCGGCATGCCGAAGGGCTGCGTCCACACTCAGCGCGACATGGTCTACACGGCGGCCGCCAATCACGGCATCTCGGTGGTGGCCGATCAGAACAGCGTGTTCCTGTCGTTTTTCCCGGAGTTCTGGATCGCGGGCGAGAATTTCGGTCTGATCTTCCCGATGTTCACCGGCGCAACGCTTGTGCTGCTGGCGCGGTGGGATGCGCTCGGCGTGCTGAGCGCGATCCAGCGCTACAAGGTCAACGTCACCGCGATGCCGGTCGACGGCGCGGTCGAATTGATGGATCACCCGCGCTTCAAGGAGTTCGATCTGTCCTCGCTCAGCCAGGTGCGGGTGGTATCGTTCGTCAAGAAGCTCAACCCGACCTACCGCAAGCGCTGGAAGGATCTCACCGGCACGATCCTCACGGAAGCCGCGTGGGGCATGACCGAGACACACACCTCGAACACCTTCACAGCCGGTTTCCAGGGCGACGATTTCGACCTTGTCTCCCAGCCGATCTTCGTCGGCCTGCCAGTGCCGGGTGCGGAGTTCAAGATCACCGACTTCGAGACCGGCGAGCTCGTGCCGCTCGGCGGCGAAGGCGAAATCCGCGTCCGCACGCCGTCGCTGCTCAAGAGCTACTGGAATAAGCCGGAGGCGACCGCACAATCGCTGGTCGATGGCTGGCTGCGCACCGGCGACATCGGCACGATTGATCCGCAGGGCTTCCTGCACTTCCTCGGCCGCCGCAAGGAGATGCTCAAGGTCAAGGGCATGAGCGTGTTTCCGCCAGAGATCGAGGCGCTGCTCGGCCAGCACCCGAAGGTGCTCGGTTCGGGCGTTGTGGGGCGCGACGATCCCGGCAAGGGCCAGGTACCGGTCGCCTTTATCCAGCTCAAGCCGGAAGCCGAAGGCACCATCACCCCGGCCGAGCTGCAGGCCTGGTGCGCCGAGCGGATGGCGGTCTACAAGGTTCCGGAGATCCGTATTATCGACGCGCTGCCGATGACCGCGACCGGCAAGGTGAAGAAGCAAGAGCTTAACGCCAACGCGCCGCTGTGA
- a CDS encoding acetyl-CoA carboxylase family protein, with protein MPFRKLLIANRGEIAIRIARAAAESGLTTVAIHPADDAASLHVRIADHAEQIPGRGARAYLDIEAVIAAAKAAGCDALHPGYGFLSENADLARRCAEEGITFVGPSPEALRLFGDKVAAKELAKRCGVPIIAGTIGPSTLEEVQAFFASLGDKPAVMIKAMAGGGGRGMRVVERAEDLADAYARCQSEAKAAFGYEGVYAERLIRNARHIEVQIIGDRHGNVSQLWERECTIQRRNQKLIEIAPSPSLSEGLRSRIVDAAKTLAAAANYDSLGTFEFLVDSEAGEGDGAFAFIEANPRLQVEHTVTEEVLSVDLVRSQLAVAGGAMLTALGLDQALVPRPRGFAIQLRVNMETMDAKGATKPTGGTLAIFEPPSGPGVRVDTFGYAGYTTSAAYDSLLAKVIVHGRGDWAEAVAKAARTLREFRIGGVATNVPLLQAILTHADFKANRVSTSFIDRHVAELVEAAQQFDRPLIATEGADNRSSAAAAASKEPVPEGAVAIAAPLQGTVVAITVAEGDVVRPGQQLAVIESMKMEHLVAAEQGGRIRRIVAADGVTLMQGEPILYFEPQDVEGDHVVAEEDIDLDAIRPDLAEMLARQANTLDENRPDSVGRRRKTNQRTARENVAQLVDEGSFMEYGSLAIAAQRRRRPLDDLIKNTPADGLVTGVATINAKQFGEHAARCMVIAYDYTVLAGTQGHMNHKKIDRMLTLVEQWRMPLVFYAEGGGGRPGDTDRLGMTGLDGPSFVQFAKLSGLVPVVGIVSGYCFAGNAAMLGCCDVIIATQNASIGMGGPAMIEGGGLGVYHPAEVGPVSFQSPNGVVDILVQDEEEATRVAQKYLSYFQGAVAEWKAPDQRLLRQAIPENRLRVYDIRSVIDLIADEDSVLELRRDFGVGMITAFIRIEGKPFGLIANNPKHLGGAIDADAGDKAARFLQLCDAFDIPIVSLCDTPGFMVGPEAEKTAIVRHVARMFVTGASLTVPLFGIVLRKGYGLGAQSMIGGGFHASFFTAAWPTGEFGGMGLEGYVRLGFRKEMEAIADPAEREAYYKNKVAELYANGKAVSIASVFEIDNVIDPAETRRWVMAGLRSVPTPPERTERKRPCIDTW; from the coding sequence ATGCCGTTCCGAAAACTGCTGATCGCCAACCGCGGCGAGATCGCGATCCGTATCGCGCGCGCCGCCGCCGAGTCGGGCCTGACCACTGTGGCGATCCATCCCGCCGATGATGCGGCATCGCTGCACGTCCGCATCGCCGATCATGCCGAGCAGATCCCCGGCCGCGGCGCGCGGGCTTATCTCGATATCGAAGCGGTGATCGCGGCGGCGAAGGCGGCGGGTTGCGATGCGCTGCATCCCGGCTACGGTTTCCTCAGCGAGAACGCCGATCTGGCGCGGCGCTGCGCCGAGGAGGGCATCACCTTCGTCGGGCCGTCGCCGGAGGCATTGCGGCTGTTCGGTGACAAGGTTGCCGCCAAGGAGCTGGCGAAGCGCTGCGGCGTGCCGATCATTGCCGGCACCATCGGGCCGTCGACCCTGGAAGAGGTGCAGGCGTTCTTCGCCTCGCTTGGCGACAAGCCGGCGGTGATGATCAAGGCGATGGCCGGGGGCGGCGGCCGCGGCATGCGCGTGGTCGAGCGCGCCGAAGATCTCGCCGACGCCTATGCGCGCTGCCAGTCCGAAGCCAAGGCGGCGTTCGGCTATGAGGGCGTCTATGCCGAGCGGCTGATCCGCAACGCCCGGCATATCGAGGTGCAGATCATCGGCGACCGGCACGGCAATGTCAGTCAGCTCTGGGAGCGCGAATGCACGATCCAGCGCCGCAATCAGAAGCTGATCGAAATCGCGCCGAGCCCGTCACTGTCGGAGGGACTGCGCAGCCGCATTGTTGACGCGGCCAAGACCCTCGCGGCGGCGGCAAACTACGACAGCCTCGGTACCTTCGAATTCCTGGTCGACAGCGAAGCCGGCGAGGGCGACGGTGCCTTCGCCTTCATCGAAGCTAATCCGCGGCTGCAGGTCGAACACACCGTCACTGAAGAGGTGTTATCCGTCGATCTGGTGCGCTCGCAGCTTGCGGTCGCCGGCGGCGCGATGCTGACGGCGCTTGGGCTCGATCAGGCCTTGGTGCCGCGTCCCCGGGGCTTTGCGATCCAGCTTCGCGTCAACATGGAGACGATGGACGCCAAAGGAGCGACCAAGCCGACCGGCGGCACGCTGGCGATCTTCGAGCCACCGTCTGGTCCCGGCGTTCGCGTAGATACGTTTGGCTACGCCGGCTACACCACCAGTGCGGCCTATGACTCGCTGCTCGCCAAGGTGATCGTGCATGGCCGTGGCGACTGGGCCGAGGCGGTCGCAAAGGCCGCCCGGACGCTTCGCGAATTCCGCATCGGCGGCGTTGCTACCAACGTGCCGTTGCTGCAGGCGATCCTCACGCACGCCGATTTCAAGGCTAATCGGGTCAGCACCAGTTTCATCGATCGCCACGTCGCCGAACTCGTCGAGGCCGCGCAGCAGTTCGATCGGCCGCTGATCGCGACGGAAGGTGCCGACAACCGGAGCAGCGCTGCCGCCGCGGCAAGCAAGGAGCCGGTCCCCGAGGGCGCGGTCGCGATCGCTGCGCCGCTGCAGGGCACCGTGGTGGCGATCACTGTCGCGGAAGGCGACGTGGTGCGGCCGGGGCAGCAGCTCGCGGTGATCGAGTCGATGAAGATGGAGCATCTGGTCGCGGCCGAGCAGGGTGGTCGCATCCGCCGCATCGTTGCCGCCGACGGCGTGACGCTGATGCAGGGCGAGCCGATCCTGTATTTCGAGCCGCAGGACGTCGAAGGCGACCACGTGGTCGCCGAAGAGGATATAGATCTCGATGCGATCCGGCCGGACCTCGCCGAGATGCTGGCGCGGCAGGCCAATACGCTCGACGAGAACCGCCCCGACTCGGTCGGGCGGCGGCGCAAGACCAATCAGCGCACTGCGCGCGAGAACGTCGCCCAGCTCGTCGACGAAGGCTCGTTCATGGAATACGGCAGCCTCGCGATCGCTGCGCAGCGCCGCCGCCGTCCGCTCGACGACTTGATCAAGAACACCCCGGCCGACGGCCTCGTCACCGGTGTCGCCACGATCAACGCCAAGCAATTTGGCGAACACGCCGCACGTTGCATGGTGATCGCCTACGACTACACCGTGCTGGCCGGCACCCAGGGCCACATGAACCACAAGAAGATCGACCGGATGCTAACACTGGTCGAGCAGTGGCGGATGCCGCTGGTGTTCTACGCCGAAGGCGGCGGCGGCCGGCCAGGCGACACCGATCGGCTCGGCATGACCGGCCTCGACGGTCCGTCCTTCGTGCAGTTCGCCAAGCTGTCCGGCCTAGTGCCGGTGGTCGGCATCGTCTCCGGCTATTGCTTCGCCGGCAACGCCGCGATGCTCGGCTGCTGCGACGTCATCATCGCCACTCAGAACGCCTCGATCGGCATGGGCGGTCCGGCGATGATCGAGGGCGGCGGCCTCGGCGTGTATCACCCGGCCGAGGTCGGACCGGTGTCGTTCCAGTCGCCGAACGGCGTAGTCGATATTCTGGTGCAGGACGAAGAAGAGGCGACTCGGGTCGCGCAGAAATATCTGTCCTACTTCCAGGGCGCGGTCGCCGAGTGGAAGGCGCCGGACCAGCGGCTGCTGCGGCAGGCGATTCCTGAGAACCGGCTGCGGGTGTACGACATCCGCAGCGTCATCGATCTGATCGCGGACGAAGACTCGGTGCTCGAACTGCGCCGCGATTTCGGCGTCGGCATGATCACCGCCTTCATCCGGATCGAGGGCAAGCCGTTCGGTCTGATCGCCAACAATCCGAAGCATCTCGGCGGCGCGATCGACGCCGACGCCGGCGACAAGGCGGCGCGCTTCCTGCAGCTCTGCGATGCGTTCGACATTCCGATCGTGTCGCTGTGTGATACGCCCGGCTTCATGGTCGGCCCGGAAGCGGAGAAGACCGCGATCGTCCGCCACGTTGCTCGGATGTTCGTCACCGGCGCCAGCCTTACGGTGCCGCTGTTCGGCATCGTGCTGCGCAAGGGGTACGGCCTCGGCGCGCAATCGATGATCGGCGGCGGTTTTCACGCCTCGTTCTTCACCGCGGCCTGGCCGACCGGCGAATTCGGCGGCATGGGTCTGGAGGGCTATGTGCGCCTCGGCTTCCGCAAGGAGATGGAGGCTATCGCCGATCCGGCCGAGCGCGAGGCTTACTACAAGAACAAGGTCGCGGAGCTGTATGCCAACGGCAAGGCGGTCTCGATCGCGTCAGTGTTCGAGATCGACAACGTGATCGATCCGGCCGAGACACGGCGCTGGGTCATGGCCGGGCTGCGCTCGGTGCCGACGCCGCCGGAGCGCACCGAGCGCAAGCGGCCCTGCATCGATACCTGGTAG